One Telluria mixta DNA window includes the following coding sequences:
- a CDS encoding ABC transporter ATP-binding protein, translating to MIELSAIRKTYRLGGSDIHALDGIDLHVARGEFVAVMGPSGSGKSTLLNVLGGLDRPDSGRYRLAQDEISALDDDAASDVRNRRIGFVFQSFHLLPRLTVLENVLLPQRYARQPDPQAPDRARALLERIGLGQRLDHLPGQLSGGQLQRAAIARALLNEPDLLLADEPTGNLDSNSAADVMALLRELHAGGQTLVMVTHDPAIAASAQRTIHLRDGRVAAQP from the coding sequence ATGATAGAACTGAGTGCCATCCGCAAGACCTACCGCCTGGGCGGCAGCGACATCCATGCCCTCGACGGCATCGACCTGCACGTGGCGCGCGGTGAATTCGTCGCCGTGATGGGGCCGTCCGGCTCCGGCAAGTCGACCCTGCTGAACGTGCTGGGCGGCCTGGATCGCCCGGACAGCGGCCGCTACCGCCTGGCGCAGGACGAGATCAGCGCCCTCGACGACGATGCCGCGTCCGACGTGCGCAACCGCCGCATCGGTTTCGTGTTCCAGTCCTTTCATCTGCTACCGCGCCTGACCGTGCTGGAGAACGTGCTCCTGCCGCAGCGCTATGCGCGCCAGCCCGACCCGCAGGCGCCCGACCGGGCACGCGCCCTGCTGGAGCGCATCGGCCTCGGCCAGCGCCTCGACCACCTGCCCGGCCAGTTGTCCGGCGGCCAGCTGCAGCGTGCCGCCATCGCGCGCGCGCTGCTGAACGAGCCGGACCTGCTGCTGGCCGACGAGCCGACCGGCAACCTCGATTCCAACAGTGCGGCCGACGTGATGGCCCTGCTGCGCGAACTGCATGCGGGCGGCCAGACGCTCGTGATGGTCACGCACGATCCGGCCATCGCCGCAAGCGCGCAACGCACGATCCACCTGCGCGACGGCCGCGTCGCCGCCCAGCCATGA
- a CDS encoding HlyD family secretion protein gives MKRLVPLLAFVAMAATASDTRPVLISGEVEALDSQTIFVPPSNTSPIVIRNFLPEGAPVRKGDVVLRIDSASTTNIDQLRMDRERARAKTDSETATLEVAAIEAEKALVNAQAALDKAKVDAALPKQQITALDYDRYQAELGRATRDLAIKQDSLKNARAAVARRKEDGALEVKKLQINEAFQLAQLAQSEVRATRDGIVVHGYSPFNGERMDEGSTAWPGNAAGTVLGDGRMVVTAWVLEADRPYLRDGQAVNVRFDALPGVVVTGKLAGITSAPEARPRWGLGRYFRARIALPDDHGLPLVAGMSVLVEPLAPGAAAAGVRQAKAAAPAALAIEGEIASRRTMPVSPPTISYVWNYKLAFLAPEGTMVQAGQPIAVFESTEVMNQLISLQGTLKERERALDKLQLDQAEADRAGVLAQAEAQSNADKAARKATMPKELIRRVDYDKLVIDRVEKAQLAKLMQAQYEAQRRARQAERAGLQSDVAQLRAKIAALVKGQAALTVVAPRRGLVLHRIGFNGEKFAIGSQVFVGLSVATLADPDQLGVNARVPEAQAAGVQVGQAARVVVAGTRQTLAAHVTGLGRAFHGKSAAQAAVVRDVQLEFDTPAKDLKPGAAVQVDLLPGAPRRIAGLRP, from the coding sequence ATGAAGCGCCTCGTCCCGCTGCTGGCGTTCGTCGCCATGGCCGCCACGGCCTCGGACACACGCCCCGTTCTTATCTCCGGCGAAGTGGAAGCCCTGGATTCGCAGACGATCTTCGTGCCGCCGTCGAACACGTCGCCGATCGTCATCCGCAACTTCCTTCCCGAGGGCGCGCCGGTCAGGAAGGGCGACGTCGTGCTGCGGATCGACTCGGCCAGCACGACCAATATCGACCAGCTCCGGATGGACCGCGAGCGCGCCCGCGCGAAGACCGACAGCGAGACGGCCACCCTGGAAGTCGCGGCCATCGAGGCGGAAAAAGCGCTGGTCAACGCCCAGGCCGCGCTGGACAAGGCGAAGGTCGACGCGGCGCTGCCGAAGCAGCAGATCACGGCGCTGGACTACGACCGCTACCAGGCGGAACTGGGCCGCGCCACACGGGACCTCGCGATCAAGCAGGACAGCCTCAAGAACGCCCGCGCGGCCGTCGCCCGCCGCAAGGAAGACGGCGCGCTCGAAGTGAAAAAACTGCAGATCAACGAGGCGTTCCAGCTCGCCCAGCTGGCGCAGTCGGAAGTGCGCGCCACGCGCGACGGCATCGTCGTCCACGGCTACAGCCCGTTCAACGGCGAGCGCATGGACGAGGGCTCCACGGCCTGGCCGGGCAACGCGGCCGGCACGGTGCTGGGCGACGGCCGCATGGTCGTCACGGCCTGGGTGCTGGAAGCGGACCGCCCGTATCTGCGTGACGGCCAGGCCGTCAACGTGCGCTTCGACGCGCTGCCGGGCGTCGTCGTGACCGGGAAGCTGGCCGGCATCACGAGTGCGCCGGAAGCGCGGCCGCGCTGGGGGCTCGGCCGCTATTTCCGGGCGCGCATCGCCCTGCCGGACGACCACGGCCTGCCGCTCGTCGCGGGCATGAGCGTGCTGGTCGAACCGCTGGCGCCCGGCGCCGCGGCTGCGGGCGTCCGGCAGGCGAAGGCCGCCGCCCCCGCCGCGCTGGCGATCGAAGGCGAGATCGCGTCGCGCCGGACCATGCCCGTGTCGCCGCCGACCATCTCGTATGTCTGGAATTACAAGCTGGCGTTCCTCGCGCCGGAAGGGACGATGGTGCAGGCCGGGCAGCCCATCGCCGTGTTCGAATCCACGGAGGTGATGAACCAGCTGATCTCGCTGCAAGGCACGCTGAAGGAACGCGAGCGGGCGCTGGACAAGCTGCAGCTGGACCAGGCCGAGGCCGACCGCGCCGGCGTGCTGGCGCAGGCCGAGGCGCAAAGCAATGCCGACAAGGCCGCGCGCAAGGCCACCATGCCGAAGGAACTCATCCGCCGCGTCGACTACGACAAGCTCGTGATCGACCGCGTCGAAAAGGCCCAGCTGGCGAAGCTGATGCAGGCCCAGTACGAGGCGCAGCGGCGCGCGCGCCAGGCCGAGCGCGCCGGCCTGCAGTCCGACGTGGCGCAGTTGCGGGCAAAGATCGCCGCCCTGGTCAAGGGCCAGGCGGCGTTGACCGTCGTGGCGCCGCGGCGGGGACTGGTCCTGCACCGTATCGGCTTCAACGGCGAGAAGTTCGCCATCGGCAGCCAGGTCTTTGTCGGCCTGTCGGTCGCAACCCTGGCCGATCCGGACCAGCTGGGCGTCAACGCCCGGGTGCCGGAAGCGCAGGCCGCCGGCGTACAGGTGGGCCAGGCGGCACGCGTCGTCGTGGCCGGCACGCGGCAGACACTGGCCGCGCACGTGACCGGTCTGGGACGCGCCTTCCACGGCAAATCGGCGGCGCAGGCGGCCGTCGTGCGCGACGTGCAGCTCGAATTCGACACGCCCGCGAAAGACCTCAAGCCCGGGGCCGCCGTCCAGGTGGACCTGCTGCCGGGCGCCCCCCGCCGCATCGCCGGACTTCGACCATGA
- a CDS encoding efflux RND transporter periplasmic adaptor subunit — MLRPYTFAAALAALLSGCGGVSSPAGGPVETLAPRAWTETLEADGEIQAAANTPLAVPGSGWSSRVLVDMVPDGSSVTKGQVVARFDAPQARAELSQADIELLRKTLAEEANRQNAAVEKGVLAGDRARVEDDLGLSRRYAGVDLSVFARNTILDALADVGFLTKKRTYLDWKGSQVQARAAAQDAVLHSQRDSVAQNAAQQRRSLDALELVAPHDGVFLLAARWDGAKPQVGANQMAGEPFGALPDLDKLVAHFSVAEGQAYGLKPGLPVRVRLAGTGTELDLTVTRVGSSAGVISPESPVKYSDFDAAIGTETARKLGLKPGQALHGTVHLVTKAAALTVPNIALVQDGAAYAVYTADGGRTVKHKVELGRRGPVRSEIRSGLASGAHVVLLPPNVLLPPKDKT, encoded by the coding sequence ATGCTGCGCCCATATACATTCGCCGCCGCGCTGGCGGCCCTGCTGTCCGGTTGCGGCGGCGTATCGTCGCCGGCCGGCGGCCCCGTCGAAACGCTGGCGCCGCGCGCGTGGACCGAAACCCTGGAAGCGGACGGCGAGATCCAGGCCGCCGCCAACACGCCGCTGGCGGTGCCGGGCAGCGGCTGGTCCAGCCGCGTGCTGGTGGACATGGTCCCGGACGGCAGCAGCGTCACGAAAGGCCAGGTCGTGGCCCGCTTCGACGCCCCGCAGGCACGCGCGGAACTGTCGCAGGCCGACATCGAACTGCTGCGCAAGACGCTGGCAGAGGAAGCCAACCGCCAGAACGCGGCCGTCGAGAAAGGCGTGCTGGCCGGCGACCGCGCGCGCGTCGAGGACGACCTGGGCCTGTCGCGCCGCTATGCGGGCGTCGACCTGTCCGTCTTCGCCCGCAACACGATCCTCGATGCGCTGGCCGACGTCGGTTTCCTCACGAAGAAGAGAACGTACCTGGACTGGAAGGGCAGCCAGGTCCAGGCGCGCGCCGCCGCGCAGGACGCCGTGCTGCACTCGCAGCGCGACAGCGTGGCGCAGAACGCGGCGCAGCAGCGCAGGAGCCTGGACGCGCTGGAACTGGTGGCGCCGCACGACGGCGTGTTCCTGCTGGCCGCGCGCTGGGACGGCGCCAAGCCCCAGGTCGGCGCCAACCAGATGGCGGGCGAGCCGTTCGGCGCCCTGCCCGACCTCGACAAGCTCGTCGCCCACTTCAGCGTGGCCGAGGGCCAGGCCTACGGACTCAAGCCGGGCCTGCCGGTGCGCGTGCGCCTGGCCGGCACGGGCACAGAACTGGACCTCACCGTGACGCGGGTCGGCAGCAGCGCCGGCGTCATTTCGCCCGAGTCGCCCGTCAAGTACAGCGATTTCGACGCCGCCATCGGCACCGAGACGGCGCGCAAACTGGGGCTGAAGCCCGGTCAGGCGCTGCACGGCACCGTGCACCTCGTGACGAAGGCGGCGGCGCTGACGGTGCCGAACATCGCGCTCGTGCAGGATGGCGCCGCCTACGCCGTGTACACGGCCGACGGGGGCCGCACCGTGAAGCACAAGGTCGAACTGGGCCGGCGCGGCCCGGTACGCAGCGAAATCAGGAGCGGTCTCGCTTCCGGCGCGCATGTCGTGCTTCTTCCTCCGAACGTGCTCCTTCCCCCGAAAGACAAGACATGA
- a CDS encoding ABC transporter permease, which produces MNRALLLEAVAELKRRKLRTGLTLLGMIFGVGAIVAMLAVGEGSRREALRLVAELGLNNVIVESKGIDAEQLKDVRTRSLGLSAADAAAALSVVPGAQSVALKKEIKVDQLIVDDRVVSGRAFAVSPAYAEHGALQLKAGRWLLPADGATLAPVCVLGARLAQTLFGAAPAVGQRVKVNHVWLQVVGVLADRTPSKAEFEGVKLGLDDERLFVPWETARARFGFRRIEDEVDGISVRLDAQVAPDDAARVLQAVIHQRHGGVDDTNLIVPMGLYRQNQQTQRIFTIVMSSIAAVSLLVGGIGIMNIMLANVLERRREVGLKRALGARRRDVVEQFLAEALVIAVSGALLGLVLGGVAAYSIAALAGWSVAWSPVSLLLAVLACVAVGLAFGVYPARQAAALDPIAALRSDG; this is translated from the coding sequence ATGAACCGTGCCCTCCTGCTCGAAGCCGTCGCCGAACTGAAGCGCCGCAAACTGCGCACCGGCCTCACCCTGCTGGGCATGATCTTCGGCGTGGGCGCCATCGTCGCGATGCTGGCCGTGGGCGAAGGAAGCCGGCGCGAGGCGCTGCGCCTCGTCGCGGAACTGGGTCTCAACAACGTCATCGTCGAAAGCAAGGGCATCGACGCCGAGCAGTTGAAGGACGTCCGTACCCGCTCCCTGGGCCTGTCCGCGGCCGACGCGGCGGCGGCGCTGTCCGTCGTACCCGGCGCGCAGTCGGTCGCGCTGAAAAAGGAAATCAAGGTCGATCAGCTGATCGTCGACGACCGCGTCGTGAGCGGGCGCGCGTTCGCCGTGTCGCCGGCGTATGCGGAACACGGCGCCCTGCAGCTCAAGGCCGGCCGCTGGCTCCTGCCTGCCGACGGCGCGACCCTGGCCCCCGTCTGCGTGCTGGGCGCGCGCCTGGCGCAGACGCTGTTCGGCGCGGCGCCGGCCGTCGGGCAGCGCGTCAAGGTCAACCACGTGTGGCTGCAGGTGGTGGGCGTGCTGGCCGACCGCACGCCCAGCAAGGCGGAGTTCGAAGGCGTCAAGCTGGGCCTGGACGACGAGCGCCTGTTCGTGCCGTGGGAAACGGCACGCGCGCGCTTCGGTTTCCGCCGCATCGAGGACGAAGTGGACGGCATCAGCGTGCGCCTGGACGCCCAGGTCGCGCCGGACGACGCGGCGCGCGTGCTGCAGGCGGTCATCCACCAGCGGCACGGCGGCGTCGACGACACGAACCTCATCGTGCCCATGGGCCTGTACCGCCAGAACCAGCAGACGCAGCGCATCTTCACCATCGTCATGAGTTCGATCGCGGCCGTGTCGCTGCTGGTGGGCGGCATCGGCATCATGAACATCATGCTGGCCAACGTGCTGGAGCGGCGGCGCGAAGTGGGCCTGAAGCGCGCACTGGGTGCGCGCCGCCGCGACGTGGTGGAACAGTTCCTGGCCGAGGCGCTCGTGATCGCGGTCAGCGGCGCCCTGCTCGGCCTCGTACTGGGCGGCGTCGCGGCCTACAGCATCGCCGCGCTGGCCGGGTGGTCGGTGGCGTGGTCGCCTGTGAGCCTGCTGCTGGCCGTACTGGCATGCGTGGCGGTCGGGCTCGCGTTCGGCGTCTACCCGGCGCGCCAGGCGGCCGCGCTGGATCCCATCGCCGCGCTGCGCAGCGACGGCTGA
- a CDS encoding L-rhamnose mutarotase has protein sequence MQRMGMVIGIVPEKIAEYKALHAAVWPQVLARLTEANVRNYTIFLREPENLMFGYWEYHGTDFAADMAHIAADPETQRWWTFCSPCQVPLASRAEGEHWAMMEPVFHMD, from the coding sequence ATGCAAAGAATGGGAATGGTCATCGGCATCGTGCCGGAAAAGATCGCGGAATACAAAGCGCTGCACGCGGCCGTGTGGCCGCAGGTGCTGGCCCGTCTTACGGAAGCCAATGTGCGCAATTACACGATTTTCCTGCGTGAGCCGGAAAACCTGATGTTCGGCTATTGGGAATACCACGGTACGGATTTCGCCGCCGACATGGCGCATATCGCGGCCGACCCGGAAACGCAGCGCTGGTGGACGTTCTGCAGCCCGTGCCAGGTGCCGCTGGCCAGCCGCGCCGAAGGCGAGCACTGGGCGATGATGGAGCCCGTGTTCCACATGGATTGA
- a CDS encoding amidohydrolase family protein produces MMLVDAHQHFWRLADRNGAWPPPDLAAIYRDFFPADLAPLLAQHRVAKTVLVQSMPNEDDTRFMLGLARAHTFIGGVVGWVDLKAPDAPARIAALAGDSLLKGLRPMLQDLEDDNWIADAALAPAVDAMLRHGLSFDALVLPRHLPALHAFAVRHPDLPIVIDHGAKPLVAEGTLEPWRTDIARLAALPQVSCKLSGLVTEAGAGWDVDRLRPYVDHLLDCFGPRRLIWGSDWPVLNLAADYARWLGACASLLEGLSGADRLAVFGLNALRFYRID; encoded by the coding sequence ATGATGCTCGTCGACGCCCATCAACACTTCTGGCGGCTGGCCGACCGCAACGGCGCATGGCCGCCGCCGGACCTGGCCGCCATCTACCGCGATTTCTTCCCCGCCGACCTGGCGCCGCTGCTCGCGCAGCACCGCGTCGCGAAGACGGTGCTCGTGCAGTCGATGCCCAACGAGGACGACACGCGCTTCATGCTCGGCCTGGCCCGCGCGCACACCTTCATCGGCGGCGTGGTCGGCTGGGTGGACCTGAAGGCGCCCGACGCGCCGGCGCGGATCGCCGCGCTCGCGGGGGACTCCCTGCTCAAAGGCTTGCGGCCCATGCTGCAGGACCTCGAGGACGACAACTGGATAGCCGACGCGGCGCTGGCGCCTGCCGTCGACGCGATGCTGCGCCATGGCCTCAGCTTCGACGCGCTGGTGCTGCCGCGCCATCTGCCCGCCCTGCATGCGTTCGCGGTACGCCATCCGGACCTGCCCATCGTGATCGACCACGGCGCCAAGCCGCTCGTCGCGGAAGGCACGCTGGAGCCGTGGCGGACCGACATCGCGCGGCTGGCCGCACTGCCGCAGGTGAGCTGCAAGCTGTCCGGACTCGTCACCGAAGCAGGCGCCGGCTGGGACGTCGACCGCCTGCGGCCGTACGTTGACCACCTGCTCGACTGCTTCGGGCCGCGCCGCCTGATCTGGGGCAGCGACTGGCCGGTGTTGAACCTGGCCGCCGATTATGCGCGCTGGCTCGGCGCCTGCGCGTCCCTGCTGGAGGGTCTGTCCGGTGCCGACCGGCTTGCCGTGTTCGGGCTGAATGCCCTGCGTTTCTACCGTATCGACTGA
- a CDS encoding GntR family transcriptional regulator: MARPPTIFKRSANLLLQYIADHVRVGEPLPTEQHMAELGEGSRTAIRSALAHFHECGLISDLKERRLLRKPVRTDYFDLDELRTGADRIREVLMERIYHSDLPPGAEFSETELARAAGTSTISVREFLIGFSHSGLIEKKPRGGWRLCAFDRSFAMELADVRQMFEFAAIDRFAALPPDSPAFAELQQLIARHEQLGSVMPTHHKDFPALDRDFHAFLMGQLDNRFAQGFFDLVSLVFHYHYQWDKSQEMVRNEYAVHEHLDILRALARRDVAGAREAMRVHLSSARSTLLQSIRVREMKAHPG, translated from the coding sequence ATGGCCCGACCTCCGACCATCTTCAAGCGCAGTGCGAACCTGCTGCTCCAATACATTGCCGACCACGTAAGGGTCGGCGAACCGCTGCCGACCGAGCAGCACATGGCCGAACTGGGCGAGGGCAGCCGCACGGCGATCCGCAGCGCGCTGGCGCACTTTCACGAGTGCGGCCTGATCAGCGACCTGAAGGAACGCCGGCTGCTGCGCAAGCCCGTCCGCACGGATTACTTCGACCTGGACGAGCTGCGCACGGGCGCCGACCGCATCCGCGAAGTGCTGATGGAGCGCATCTATCACAGCGACCTGCCGCCCGGCGCCGAGTTCTCGGAGACGGAGCTGGCGCGCGCGGCCGGCACGAGCACGATCAGCGTGCGCGAATTCCTGATCGGCTTCTCGCATTCGGGCCTGATCGAAAAGAAGCCGCGCGGGGGCTGGCGCCTGTGCGCGTTCGACCGCTCGTTCGCGATGGAGCTGGCCGACGTGCGCCAGATGTTCGAGTTCGCCGCGATCGACCGCTTCGCCGCGCTGCCGCCGGATTCGCCGGCCTTCGCGGAACTGCAGCAACTGATCGCGCGGCACGAGCAGCTGGGGTCCGTCATGCCGACGCACCACAAGGATTTTCCGGCGCTCGACCGCGATTTCCACGCGTTCCTGATGGGGCAACTGGACAACCGCTTCGCGCAGGGCTTCTTCGACCTCGTGTCGCTCGTGTTCCACTACCACTACCAGTGGGACAAGTCGCAGGAAATGGTGCGCAACGAGTACGCGGTGCACGAGCACCTGGACATCCTGCGCGCGCTGGCGCGGCGCGACGTCGCGGGCGCGCGCGAGGCGATGCGCGTCCACCTGAGTTCCGCACGCAGCACCCTGCTGCAATCGATCCGTGTCAGGGAAATGAAGGCGCACCCGGGCTGA